The following DNA comes from Longimicrobium sp..
CCGCCGCCCGCGCGTGGACCGGCTACGAGGCGGCGCACGACCGCATCCTCCGCGCGGACCAGCGCGCCCGCATGCAGCGCATTCTGGGCGCCGCGATGGAGCACGACATGATGGTGATGTAGAAGAACGGCGGGTCACGCAGAGGCCGCGGAGGGCGCAGAGGAACTCATCGGAGTCCTCTGCGCCCTCTGTTCGGGATCAATCGTGCGATTTCGGCAGCGCACGTGCGACCTCACCTGTAGATCCTTCGGCCTGCAACCGCTCGTGCGGGGGTGACTTCGGTGTGGCCGGCCTCAGGATGACGTCTCTCCGTGTCCGTCATGCACAGGTGATTGCCGGACCCGGTATGCGGTTCAGGATGCCGGGACCGGCGGGGAGATCGGCGGGACGCGCATTGTCGCCGTCGCGGCCAGCTTGGCCAGGCGGCGGCGCTCGGGGCCGCGCTCGAAGAGGAGGTAGAGCGCGGGCGTCACCGTCAGCACCAGAATCGTGGAACTGGCGAGGCCGCCCAGGAGCGAGAAGCCGAGCGCGTTCCAGATGTTCGCGTCCGCCGCCTTGCTGAACAGGACGAGCGGAAGGAGGCCGATGACGGTGACCGAGCTGGTCATCAGGATCGGCCGCACGCGCTCCAGCGTTCCCTGCACGATCGCGTCGTGGAGCGCGACTCCGTCGTGGCGCCGCACCTGGTTCACCCGGTCGATCAGCAGCACCGCGTTGTTCACCACCACACCGCCCATCATGACCACCCCGATGAACGCCTCGCGGGTGAAGCTGGCGTTGGTGAAGAAGTAGATGAGGAAGACGCCGATCAGCGCCATCGGCACCGTCAGCAGCACGCACATCGGCTGGCGCACGGACTCGAACAGTCCCGCGCACACCATGAAGACGAGGACGAGGGAGAAGGCCAGCACGCCGTAGATCTGCCCCTTCTCGTCATCCCCCCACTTCCACTCCTTCTTCCCCACCAGCTGGTAGCCGGCGGGAAGGCGCGTGGAGCGGATCACCGCCTCCTGCACGCGGTCGCCCAGCCTGGCCGGGCCGCGGAACTCGTACGCCACCGTGCGCTGGTACTGCTGGTCCTCGCGGAGGATGCGGGCCAGCACCTCGCGCTCGCCCAGCGTGGCCACCTCGCCCAGCCGCACCGGCTCGCCGCCGGGCGCGGGGATGGTGAGCGCCTCCAGCTGCCGCAGCTCCAGCGTGCGGCTCCCCGCCAGCTGAACGGAGAAGGTCATCTCCTCGTCGCCCACGCGCACGAAGCTGCGGCGCTCGTCGCGCCCCACCGCGGCGGCCACGCGCCGGACCACGGCCTGTGCGGTCAGCGCGTGCATCGCCAGCCGCTGCCGGTCGATGCGCACCACCACCTCGGTCGCCCGGTCGTGCTCGAACCACTGGCCGCTGGCGTTGGTGTCCACCTCCCGGATGCGCGAGAAGCGCTTCAGCCGCTCGCCCAGGTCCTCGGCGATGGAGCGCACCTGCTCGTAGTTGTAGCCCAGCACGCGGATGGTGTAGTTGGGCGGCGACCCGCCCCCGCCGTAGAACGACGGCCCGTACCCGTACACCCGCACCTCGCTGCCGCCGAAGAGGTGGCTGTACGCCTCCATCTGCTCCTTGATGGCCAGCGGGATCGCCGTCGCCTGCAGCGAATCCGGGAAGTCCACGCGGATGTCCGCGGCCTCGGGGTACACGCGGGTGGTGAAACGCGCCACCTCGGGCATCTCCCCCAGCTTTTGCTCGAACTGCCGCGCCAGCGCGTCGGTGTTGGCCAGTTCCTCGCCGCGCGGCTGCTCCACCTGGATGCGGATGTACGAGTCCTCGTCCCACCACGGCCGCCACAGGGTGCCGCGGGTGACGTACTTCTGGAACAGGAACCCCGACCCCGCCAGCATCACCACGGGAACGGCGACGGCGACCCACGGGCGGCGCAGGGTGAAGCGCACCATCGACCCGTACACGCGCGTGTACCACGGCGGCCGCCCGTCCGCGCGCCGGTGCAGCACCAGCGCGCGCCGCCCCAGCAGCCGCGACGCCAGGGCCGGCGTGAACGAGAACGCGGCGGCGAGCGAGGCCAGGTTCGTCAGCCCCACCACGATGGCCAGCGGAACGTAGAAGAGCCGGACCTCGCCCTGCAGGTAGATGAAGGGAACGAAGACGATGACGTTCGTCGCCGTCGCGGCGAGGACGGGGAGGACGACCTCCCGGGCGCCGCGCTCGGCGGCCGCGGCGGGATCTTCCCCCGGGCGGGCGCGGCGATAGATGTTCTCCAGCACGACCACGGCGTTGTCGATCACCACGCCGAAGCCCATCGCCAGCCCCATCAGCGTGAGCACGTTCAGCGTCAGCCCGCCGAAATAGATCAGGTTCAGGGTGATGAGCACCGCGAAGGCGATGCTGCTGAACACGATTATCGCCGAGCGGAAGGAGCGCAGGAAGGCGAAGAGGACGATGAAGACGACGAGCGCCGACGAGAGCGCGCGCCAGCGCAGGTCGGTGAGCTGCGCGCGCACCGCGCGGCTCTCGTCCTCGTCCAGGATCAGCCGCGCGCCGGGAAGGAGGCTCCCCCTCGTCTCCCGCAGCCGCGCCTTCACCCGATCGGCGACGGAGACGACGTTCGTCCCCACCTCCTTGAAGACCTGGAAGGATACGGCGGGCTGCCCGTCGATGCGGTAGAGCTGCGACGGATCGTCGTAGGTGTCGCGCACCTCGGCCACGTCGCGCAGCCGCACGATCCGCCCGCGGTCCGACAGCAGCGGCATCGCCCGCACGTCGTCGACCCCGGCGGGGCGCTCGCGGATGGCGACGGTGTACAGCATCCCCCCCCGCCGTACCGCGCCGGCCTCGCGCACGTACTCCATCCCCGCCACCCGCGCGCGGACGTCCTCGGGGTCCAGGCCCAGGGCGAGGATCTTCGGCTCGCTGAGCTCCACCTCCAGCACGCGGTCGCGCCCGCCCCAGGCGCGCACGTCGGCCACGCCGGCCAGCTGGCGCAGGTCGGGGGCGACCTGCTCGTCCACGTGGCGGCGCAGCGCCTGGGCGGTGTAGGGGCCGGTGATGGTGTAGAGGAGGAAGGGCTTGCGCTGCTTCTCGAACTCGGGCGGAACGTACGGCTCCACCCGGGGATGCAGCGCGCCGCGCGGGAGCTGCTCCTCGAGCGCGGCCAGGCGCTCGGATAGGTCGAGCCGCGCGAAGTCCATGTCCGTCCCGCGCGCGAACTGCACGTCCACGGTGGACACGCCGGCGCCGTTCCGCTCCTCGGAGACGGACTCGACCTTCTCCACCCCGCGCACCTGCTGCACCGCCGCCTCGACGGGCGAGGTGAGGAACGCCTCGGTCTGCTCCGGGCTGGAGCCGCGCCAGGTGGAGGTCACGCGCAGCCGCGGCAGCTCGGTCGCCGGAAGCAGCTCCACCGGCATCTTCACCCAGCTGGCGACGCCCAGGAGGGCGAGGCCCGCGTACCCCATCGCCACGGCCACGGGGCGGCGGATGGAGAAGCGGATCACGGCGCCGCCTTCCGGGCCCGCCCGGCGACGGCGGTGACCTCGTGCAGCGAGAAGCCGATGGCGTACGCGGCCAGCCAATAAGCCCCGAGGCCGGGGCGCCGCTCCAGCGCGAAGAGGACCCCGCGGTCGAACGCGAAGTCCAGCCACGGCGCGTCGAAGTCTACCCGGCCCAGGTACACGCCCTCGGCGGAGAGCACGTCCACGCGCGTCCCCACACCGTCCGGGGCCACGCTCCACACCGCGAAGCGCCGCCCCGCCTCGTCGTAGCGGACGCCGCGCACCGGCCGCATCGCATCGTTCACCGCCTTCACCGAGTCGATCAGCGCGGGCGGCGTCTCCTCGCCCGCCAGCGCGTACTCGCCCAGCCGCGCCTGCAGGCGGCCGGCGAGGGGGCCGTCCACGCCGGACGCGGAGCGGTCGATGTCCACGCGGCGCGTGCGGCGGCCGTTCGCGTCGACCACGCGGAAGGCGGGGAGATAGCAGGAAGACTGGATCAGGCGCCGGCCGCCGGA
Coding sequences within:
- a CDS encoding efflux RND transporter permease subunit, whose product is MIRFSIRRPVAVAMGYAGLALLGVASWVKMPVELLPATELPRLRVTSTWRGSSPEQTEAFLTSPVEAAVQQVRGVEKVESVSEERNGAGVSTVDVQFARGTDMDFARLDLSERLAALEEQLPRGALHPRVEPYVPPEFEKQRKPFLLYTITGPYTAQALRRHVDEQVAPDLRQLAGVADVRAWGGRDRVLEVELSEPKILALGLDPEDVRARVAGMEYVREAGAVRRGGMLYTVAIRERPAGVDDVRAMPLLSDRGRIVRLRDVAEVRDTYDDPSQLYRIDGQPAVSFQVFKEVGTNVVSVADRVKARLRETRGSLLPGARLILDEDESRAVRAQLTDLRWRALSSALVVFIVLFAFLRSFRSAIIVFSSIAFAVLITLNLIYFGGLTLNVLTLMGLAMGFGVVIDNAVVVLENIYRRARPGEDPAAAAERGAREVVLPVLAATATNVIVFVPFIYLQGEVRLFYVPLAIVVGLTNLASLAAAFSFTPALASRLLGRRALVLHRRADGRPPWYTRVYGSMVRFTLRRPWVAVAVPVVMLAGSGFLFQKYVTRGTLWRPWWDEDSYIRIQVEQPRGEELANTDALARQFEQKLGEMPEVARFTTRVYPEAADIRVDFPDSLQATAIPLAIKEQMEAYSHLFGGSEVRVYGYGPSFYGGGGSPPNYTIRVLGYNYEQVRSIAEDLGERLKRFSRIREVDTNASGQWFEHDRATEVVVRIDRQRLAMHALTAQAVVRRVAAAVGRDERRSFVRVGDEEMTFSVQLAGSRTLELRQLEALTIPAPGGEPVRLGEVATLGEREVLARILREDQQYQRTVAYEFRGPARLGDRVQEAVIRSTRLPAGYQLVGKKEWKWGDDEKGQIYGVLAFSLVLVFMVCAGLFESVRQPMCVLLTVPMALIGVFLIYFFTNASFTREAFIGVVMMGGVVVNNAVLLIDRVNQVRRHDGVALHDAIVQGTLERVRPILMTSSVTVIGLLPLVLFSKAADANIWNALGFSLLGGLASSTILVLTVTPALYLLFERGPERRRLAKLAATATMRVPPISPPVPAS